The Candidatus Desulfofervidus auxilii DNA segment TGAATTAAATGAATTATTAAAAGAAACCGGTATCTCTGATAATTTATTTTCAGAATTAGTAAGATTTGGACTTTTTATAGAGACTAAAGATGGATTTTATATTTCTTCTTTAGGTCAAAAAATTACTTTGCTTTTAAAAGCTATTAACGAAGATGAGGAAATTTTTCAAGTGTTTCAAGAACTTACATATTTTTATCCAAATCTCAGACCTTATGAGATTATAACTGAAAGCATTACTAATTATTTTATTGATAATCTTTATAATAGACCTGATTTTATAAGAGTGTATATTTGTTCTCCTTGGATTCGGTTAGATAGGGGTCATATAGAAAAAATTGAGTCGGCCATTTACAAAGCTTCAAAACAGTATAAGAATATTCAAGTTTTTGTAATCACTTTACCAATAGAAAGATATCGTAGTAGAAAAGCGATTGATACTCTTAGAAACTTAAAACAGCTTGGTGCTGATATTGTAGTAAATGATAAACTTCATGCAAAGCTATATATAAGTGAGCCTGGTCCTTTAGGTGGTGAGTATTATGCTATCTTTGGATCTGAAAATCTTACTGGTCGAGGAAATATAGAATTAGCTATAAAGATAAAAAATGACAATGAAATCTTAAGGAAATTAAATTCTTATTTTTATGAGATTCGTCAAGAATCTTATATTTTAAAGGAGGTGTAAAAATGGCTAATGGAGTTGCTGAGTGGTTTGGTTTGAAACGCTCAAATTTCATTTTAGATCCTAAGAATGATGCTGAATTTTATGCTCCAAGGACAGGTGTGGACATACCAAAATTAATTGAAGGACTTCAAGTGAATTTAGTTACAGAACGACCACCAAAACGATTTTTTTGGGGAGTTTACGGGGGAGGAAAAACGCACACATTATTTCACATTAGTAAAAAATTAGAAAGTTTACTAGAAATTTATCCAGTTTATGTAGAGTGCCCGAGTGTTCCTAAAAAATCTACTTTTTTACATCTCTACCATGATGGAATTATGATGAGCATGGGTCAAGATTTTGTAGTAGGTCTATTTAAAGATTTAATTAAAAGTATTGGTGTCGTTAGCTTTGATGAATTACTAAACAAGTTAAAAGAAATTTTAGAAGATGAAGAACTTTCTCGGGCAGTTGCAAGTCTTTTAGGGGCTCGCCCTGATAAAGAACTCACCTTTTGGAGATATGTCTCAGGTGTAAGTGTTCCTTCAAGAGATTTAGCTGAATTAAATCAAACACAGTCTCTTGCTGACAGCATCCCTTCTCGACTAGCAAATATTATAATAATTATTGGTCGAGTTATAAAAAAAGTGATGAACAAAACGTTAGTTTTAGTAATAGATGAATTAGATAGACTTAAATCTATCGCAGATGAATATGGGATATCGACGTATGAAGAAGCTTTTAGGAAGCTGGTAGATGAAAACCAAAGAAATGTTGCTATAATAATGGGTTGTTCAGGCGTTAACATGCGAGAATTGCCCGAACCTTTTGCTGGAGGGGAACAAAGCCCTGTTCTTAATAGACTGGGGATACACAATCTTATAGAGATCTCTGAAATTTCAGCAAATGACGTCGATAACTTCATCAAAGCAATTTTGAACTATATAGTAGATAAAGAACAGGCTCGGGAGAAAATTAATAAATTAAAAGGAAATATAAATGAGACCCTAACAATAGACTTATTTCCTTTTACAAACGAAGCTATTGAAGCTTTGAAAGGAACTTTAAGAGGCATTATGACCCCTAGAGAGATAACTCAGAGAATGTCTGATGCTGCGGGAAAAGCATTTCTAATGAAAAAACCTTTCATAACAAGAGAAATTATAGGAGGTTAAGTAAAAAATGGTAAAGCCCATTCCAAAATTGATTTTTAGAATTGAACCAGCATATTCTTTTCAACAAGAACTCAAAGCCCCACTTTTTAGAGAAAACAATATATTAGTCGGAATGATAGGCTGTGGATTGGAATTA contains these protein-coding regions:
- a CDS encoding phospholipase D-like domain-containing protein; translation: MPLISEIVGQEGVYSLLTSLYKEKDTFTTSELNELLKETGISDNLFSELVRFGLFIETKDGFYISSLGQKITLLLKAINEDEEIFQVFQELTYFYPNLRPYEIITESITNYFIDNLYNRPDFIRVYICSPWIRLDRGHIEKIESAIYKASKQYKNIQVFVITLPIERYRSRKAIDTLRNLKQLGADIVVNDKLHAKLYISEPGPLGGEYYAIFGSENLTGRGNIELAIKIKNDNEILRKLNSYFYEIRQESYILKEV